Within Citrus sinensis cultivar Valencia sweet orange chromosome 1, DVS_A1.0, whole genome shotgun sequence, the genomic segment ttataaatgtggaAAAATCTTGAATACTTTCAGTATATACTGtttcattagttgaattatTACTTGATTAGTTGAGAGGTGTATGTGGTAATAATCAAATGAGAGAGTACTTATGATGGAATCCAACAAGATAGAGTGTAAAAATCAGGAATATTTTCTCACTTATatgcaaatatattttatgactGGGGCTTCCACGCATAAGCATTATACCCCAAAAAATGATGGCTAGAGATCTCACTGTGTTAGGCATTTGACATTGGTTAAATAGGAAAACGGGATCGGATTGattcatataaataaagaaaatacttTGGAGATAATCAATCCTCTCTAGCTAGCttcaaaatcatatcaaaatatagcacttgatgataaaaaaaaaaaaaatcatatatatgcCCTACCGTAGGTGTAGTACTGTAGTCTTAATGTAGGAATTAGCACCATGGAATAAGGACGAAATAAAGCTGAATGCTTTGACTGTTCATGATTTGCTAAAGAAGGTTAAAACATCTCCAAGGAGTCGAGGATTTACCCGACCTCTTTCAAAGGCTAGTCCagaaatttcttctttgttaAAACTATTAGTTGTAATAATCAAGTGTTAATTAATGATCAAATGATCAGTAGGTTCTTGAAATCAATAGGTCATCGGATTAATGGAGTATGTAATTGTAATGCCTCTATAACCCAGTGTAACTCAAAGCACATGAGTCTACTGTAACCTATACATAGGGCCTCTATTTCTCTGTACTCTAGCTAGCACcatgatatttaaaaaagcaATAGTTGGTTGAACTTATTACTCGGTCACATTGTTGAATCTGCAATATGCCATATTCTTATTAATGCACTTCCATCAATGGAAACCCGAGTTTCACCGATATTTGAAGCAGCTTTTCAATTGACCAATACAGAAGAATAGACATTATTATATGATTCATTAAGAAGATCCAAAAAAGAGAGGGTTTAATAATGCAATGCCAAAGCTTCTCTCTATAAACACCCCatacaaaatatatacttCAAATTTGGCTCAATGAAACAGGAATCCTTTGATTGAATTCCTTCTATGTACACTATAACCATATATGTATAATGATGAAACAGTAGCTTACCTATTACGACCAAGACGAAGCTCCAAATCGAGTCCAGCTTCTTCCACAGTTCCCCTCCTCATCACTTCATTATCTTCATCAACGCATGAAGGGCCAATTCCCAGGCTCAAATTGGCACCCAAAAGCTGATCTTCATTCATCATGCTCAAAGACTCTGACCTCGGAACATTGTAAGCAGGAGGGTTTCTAGGGCTAGATGCTGATGGTTGGTAGTACCTGAGATAGTTCCTTTGAGACTCAAAAACCGGAGAGTGCCTTGATGTGTCACTTGAAATCGGTGCAATATATCTAGGGTTCATGTAATCTTCATGAATCAGCATCGGATTGCTTGTAATAAAAGAAGGACCAGTAGTTTGCTTGGCCTTGGCTCTATCTTTGCGGTGTATGTTCATGTGCCCACCTAAAGCCTGAGCGTTGGTGAAGCCTCTCTTACAGAAAGTGCACTCATATGATCTTTTTGCACTTGATGTGTCTAATTCCTTGACTTCGTTTTCATCACTTGATGAGTGATCGGAACCCACTTGTTTCTGTGATGAGTCCATGCCCAAAACCCTAGATAATTTGCGCTAC encodes:
- the LOC112495670 gene encoding transcriptional regulator SUPERMAN-like, which encodes MDSSQKQVGSDHSSSDENEVKELDTSSAKRSYECTFCKRGFTNAQALGGHMNIHRKDRAKAKQTTGPSFITSNPMLIHEDYMNPRYIAPISSDTSRHSPVFESQRNYLRYYQPSASSPRNPPAYNVPRSESLSMMNEDQLLGANLSLGIGPSCVDEDNEVMRRGTVEEAGLDLELRLGRNR